One stretch of Tepiditoga spiralis DNA includes these proteins:
- a CDS encoding AAA family ATPase: MKKRLPIGRSDFKSLIEDNMYFVDKSLLIKEVIESGDVLLITRPRRFGKTLSQSMMKYFFDITQNNEHLFKDLKIHKEKNIIEKHLNKHPVIYITFKDLKSNNLKKMHALLTMELSTLYIDHEYVFEVLNEREKDVYNKIMDREALDADYENSIRNLSKYMERYYGKKVIILIDEYDTPIQQAYLHGYYDEIISLIGNLFGMALKDNVYLEKAVLTGITRVSKESIFTGVNNLEVSTVLNELFNDKYGLTKEEVEETLKYYELEYEEKEVIDWYNGYNFGGVEIYNPFSIVTLAKNRGKIRPYWMNTSGNYLIRKLIKEGTVNIKDSVEKLINGEEVECEIIETMVYGDLNLNSESAIWTLFLFSGYLKWTSKKRQNNITTYKVKIPNEEVKDFFVQTVRNMLRESNISIDNMLLNLKVGRIKTFTDQFKDLTMNTLSYFDVSGKEPERFYHGLILGMSVGLKEKYIIKSNRETGLGRADVILIPKDKTDKGIIIEFKKYNKDEDKSLKDSAKNGLKQINEKRYEEEIKNYGINDIIKVSIAFDKKEVEIVSNLDKDIELTPEEKIAKSMLEKGLDVNMISELTGISIENLKSIHNKL, from the coding sequence ATGAAAAAAAGACTTCCAATAGGAAGAAGTGACTTTAAATCTTTAATTGAAGATAACATGTATTTTGTAGATAAAAGTTTGTTAATCAAAGAAGTTATTGAAAGTGGCGATGTTTTATTAATAACAAGGCCAAGAAGGTTTGGGAAAACTCTCAGTCAATCTATGATGAAGTACTTTTTTGATATTACTCAAAACAACGAACACCTCTTTAAAGATTTAAAAATACATAAAGAAAAGAACATAATAGAAAAACATTTAAATAAACATCCTGTTATATACATCACCTTTAAAGATTTAAAGTCTAATAACTTAAAAAAGATGCATGCTTTATTAACTATGGAACTTTCAACTTTATACATTGATCACGAATATGTTTTTGAAGTATTAAATGAAAGGGAAAAAGATGTATACAATAAAATAATGGATAGAGAAGCTTTAGATGCAGATTATGAAAATTCTATAAGAAACTTATCAAAGTATATGGAAAGATACTATGGTAAAAAGGTAATAATATTAATAGATGAATACGATACTCCCATTCAACAAGCTTACTTACATGGTTACTATGATGAAATAATATCTTTAATTGGTAACTTATTTGGCATGGCATTAAAAGATAATGTATACCTTGAAAAAGCAGTTCTTACTGGTATAACAAGAGTATCAAAAGAAAGCATCTTTACTGGTGTGAATAATTTAGAAGTTTCTACTGTATTGAATGAACTATTCAATGATAAGTATGGTTTAACTAAAGAAGAAGTTGAAGAAACACTTAAGTATTATGAACTTGAATATGAAGAAAAAGAAGTTATAGATTGGTACAATGGTTATAACTTTGGTGGTGTTGAAATTTACAATCCTTTTTCTATAGTAACTCTTGCAAAGAATAGAGGGAAAATAAGGCCATACTGGATGAATACTAGTGGGAATTATTTAATAAGAAAGTTAATAAAAGAAGGAACTGTTAATATAAAAGATAGTGTAGAAAAATTAATAAACGGAGAAGAAGTAGAGTGCGAAATAATAGAAACAATGGTTTATGGTGATTTAAACTTAAATAGTGAAAGTGCAATTTGGACATTATTTTTATTTAGTGGTTACTTAAAGTGGACGAGTAAAAAAAGACAAAACAATATAACAACATACAAGGTAAAGATACCAAATGAAGAAGTAAAAGATTTTTTTGTACAAACAGTTAGAAATATGTTGAGAGAATCAAATATAAGTATCGATAATATGCTTTTGAATTTAAAAGTAGGAAGAATAAAGACATTTACAGACCAATTTAAAGATTTAACGATGAATACATTGAGTTATTTTGATGTTAGCGGAAAGGAACCAGAAAGGTTCTATCATGGATTGATACTTGGAATGAGTGTTGGATTAAAAGAAAAATACATAATAAAGAGTAATAGAGAAACAGGACTTGGAAGAGCTGATGTTATATTAATTCCAAAAGATAAAACAGATAAAGGAATAATAATAGAGTTCAAAAAGTACAATAAAGACGAAGATAAAAGTTTAAAAGACAGTGCTAAAAATGGATTAAAACAAATAAATGAAAAGAGGTATGAAGAAGAGATAAAAAATTATGGAATAAATGACATAATAAAAGTTTCAATAGCTTTTGATAAAAAAGAGGTTGAAATTGTTAGTAATTTGGATAAAGATATTGAATTAACGCCTGAAGAAAAAATAGCAAAAAGCATGCTGGAAAAAGGATTAGATGTAAATATGATTTCAGAATTAACAGGCATTTCAATAGAAAACCTTAAAAGTATACATAATAAATTATAA
- a CDS encoding PLP-dependent aminotransferase family protein — protein sequence MELEKKLSKVSKRIKSSLIRELLDLKDPEMISFGGGVPDPDTFPRHEIAKIASEVIENEHRVTLQYGSTGGDNILKEQYIKLLKKHENIDNLDVDNLLITVGSQQALYLLGITFLDEESYCGVSRPIYLGAASAFQQRDPKFINVPLLEDGMDLDYLEKELEKLNKEGNIEKFKFLYVISNFHNPAGVTMGIEKRKKVVELANKYDFIIVEDDPYGALRFEGEKLPSIYSMAPERTILLNTFSKVLSPGLRLGLVVGPKDMVKRISMAKQAADLCTPALTQRIGARYLERFDLIEGIQPTIEIYREKKNLMMKLVEEKLGDIKGIKWINPEGGLFTWITLPEGFDTLEMFEIAKEEKILYIPGTAFYVDEPDNNTMRLSFCLPTKEKIKEGMDRLRKTIDRYAKEKGLEI from the coding sequence ATGGAACTTGAAAAAAAATTATCAAAGGTTTCTAAAAGGATAAAATCTAGTTTAATTAGAGAGCTTTTAGATTTAAAAGATCCTGAAATGATTTCATTTGGTGGTGGAGTTCCTGATCCAGATACCTTTCCTAGACATGAAATAGCAAAGATAGCTTCAGAAGTTATAGAAAATGAACACAGAGTTACTTTACAGTATGGTTCAACTGGTGGAGATAACATATTAAAAGAACAGTACATAAAGTTATTGAAAAAACATGAAAACATAGATAATTTAGATGTAGACAACTTATTGATAACTGTTGGATCACAACAAGCACTTTATTTATTGGGAATAACTTTTTTAGATGAAGAAAGTTATTGTGGGGTTAGCAGACCTATTTATCTTGGTGCAGCTAGTGCCTTTCAACAAAGAGATCCTAAGTTTATAAATGTTCCTCTTTTAGAAGATGGAATGGATTTAGATTACTTAGAAAAAGAACTTGAAAAATTAAATAAAGAAGGAAATATAGAGAAGTTTAAATTTTTATATGTAATAAGTAATTTCCATAATCCTGCTGGAGTAACAATGGGAATTGAAAAAAGAAAAAAGGTTGTAGAACTTGCAAATAAATATGATTTTATAATAGTTGAAGATGATCCTTATGGTGCATTAAGGTTTGAGGGTGAAAAATTACCAAGTATATATTCAATGGCACCAGAAAGAACTATTTTGTTAAATACATTTTCAAAAGTTTTATCTCCTGGTTTAAGATTAGGTCTTGTTGTTGGACCAAAAGATATGGTTAAAAGAATTTCAATGGCAAAACAAGCTGCCGATTTGTGTACTCCTGCTTTAACTCAAAGAATAGGTGCAAGATACCTTGAAAGATTTGATTTAATAGAAGGTATACAACCAACAATTGAAATATATAGAGAAAAGAAAAACTTAATGATGAAGTTAGTAGAAGAAAAACTTGGAGATATAAAAGGAATAAAATGGATAAATCCTGAAGGGGGATTGTTTACATGGATAACTCTTCCAGAAGGTTTTGATACACTTGAAATGTTTGAAATAGCAAAAGAAGAAAAAATTCTCTATATACCAGGTACAGCATTTTATGTTGATGAACCAGACAATAATACAATGAGACTTTCATTTTGTTTGCCAACAAAAGAAAAAATAAAAGAAGGTATGGATAGACTTAGAAAAACAATAGATAGATATGCTAAAGAAAAAGGCTTAGAAATATAG
- a CDS encoding cytochrome C biogenesis protein produces the protein MDNIYKIEVFIPEKFLNELRIAMNNTGACKYGNYDNCISYSKVKSMWRPLEGTNPYLGEIGKLCFADEIKVEAICKGEFLKDTVKAIKQVHPYEEPVINIIPLYEI, from the coding sequence ATGGATAATATTTATAAAATTGAAGTTTTTATTCCAGAAAAATTTTTAAATGAATTGAGAATTGCAATGAATAATACAGGTGCTTGTAAGTATGGGAACTATGATAATTGTATTTCTTATTCAAAGGTAAAAAGTATGTGGAGGCCTCTTGAAGGAACAAACCCTTATTTAGGTGAAATTGGTAAACTTTGTTTTGCAGATGAAATAAAAGTTGAGGCTATTTGTAAAGGAGAGTTTTTAAAAGATACAGTAAAGGCAATAAAGCAGGTTCATCCATATGAAGAACCAGTTATAAACATAATTCCATTGTATGAAATATAA
- a CDS encoding ATP-binding protein has product MKKLPIGIDDFKKIITENYLYIDKTKYIYDLVDLGVPTFLSRPRRFGKSLTLSTLYYLFKGEKELFKDTFIYDKWEFKEYPIIRINLLDAVYDDIDRFKKSLTNIIRENAINYGIDLVEDDYKFAFSELVLKLSKRDKVVVLIDEYERPVLHNINNKRVAEKMRDILQDFYVIVKSKGQFIKFVFMTGITKFTKMGVFSSLNNLRDISISKQYSQMFGYTQQELEIHFNNYIEMTKDVLNLSRVDLLKKIKKYYNGFSFDGEQFVYNPYSVLNFFSEKKFSNYWFESGSPTFLYEYIKGKDITYDELTKVTVSELDFSTREIENARPRIFFIQSGYLTFKGIDKYNKYIIDYPNLEVKNSFSKLLLEANYDIREDILNNSEAIFKNAFFENNIDNVIDEIKRIIASVPYNLHKKEESYYHSLIYTILAASGLNVRAEELSFNGRSDLIVEFDNFLYVIELKKDKSPDFALEQIKEKGYYKPYVDKYDIYLIGININSDKKNIESFKVEKI; this is encoded by the coding sequence ATGAAAAAACTACCAATAGGAATCGATGACTTTAAAAAGATTATTACTGAAAATTATTTATACATAGATAAAACAAAGTACATATACGATCTCGTTGATTTAGGGGTTCCTACCTTTTTATCAAGGCCAAGAAGATTTGGTAAGAGTTTGACTTTATCTACCTTGTATTATCTATTTAAAGGTGAAAAAGAGTTATTCAAAGATACCTTCATTTATGATAAATGGGAATTTAAAGAGTATCCTATTATTAGGATTAACTTATTAGATGCCGTTTATGATGATATTGATAGATTTAAAAAGAGTTTAACTAATATCATAAGAGAAAATGCCATTAATTATGGTATTGATCTTGTTGAAGATGACTATAAGTTTGCTTTTAGTGAATTGGTATTAAAACTTTCAAAAAGAGATAAGGTTGTTGTTTTAATCGATGAATATGAAAGACCTGTTCTTCACAATATAAACAATAAAAGAGTTGCTGAAAAGATGAGAGATATTCTTCAAGACTTTTATGTAATTGTAAAGTCTAAAGGTCAATTCATAAAGTTTGTATTCATGACAGGAATTACTAAGTTTACAAAGATGGGTGTATTTTCTTCTTTAAATAATTTAAGAGATATAAGTATCTCTAAACAATACTCTCAAATGTTTGGATATACTCAACAAGAATTAGAAATTCATTTTAATAACTACATTGAAATGACAAAAGATGTATTAAATCTTTCAAGAGTTGACCTTTTGAAAAAAATAAAAAAATATTACAATGGTTTTTCTTTCGATGGTGAACAGTTCGTATACAATCCTTATTCTGTTTTAAACTTTTTTTCTGAAAAAAAGTTCAGCAATTACTGGTTTGAAAGTGGATCACCAACATTTTTATATGAATATATAAAAGGAAAAGATATTACTTATGATGAATTAACGAAGGTTACTGTAAGTGAACTTGACTTTTCTACAAGAGAGATTGAAAATGCTCGTCCTAGAATTTTTTTTATTCAATCTGGTTATTTAACCTTTAAAGGTATTGATAAATATAATAAATATATAATCGACTATCCAAACTTAGAGGTAAAAAATAGTTTTTCAAAACTTTTACTTGAAGCTAATTATGATATAAGAGAAGATATATTAAACAATAGTGAAGCCATTTTTAAAAATGCTTTTTTTGAAAACAACATAGATAACGTAATAGATGAAATAAAAAGAATAATAGCAAGTGTACCTTATAATTTGCACAAAAAAGAAGAGAGTTATTATCATTCATTGATATACACCATATTGGCAGCAAGCGGTTTAAACGTTAGAGCCGAAGAGCTTTCTTTTAATGGTAGAAGTGATTTAATTGTTGAGTTTGATAACTTTCTTTATGTCATTGAATTAAAAAAAGATAAGTCTCCTGATTTTGCCCTTGAACAAATTAAAGAAAAAGGTTATTACAAACCTTACGTTGATAAGTATGATATTTATTTAATTGGCATAAACATCAACTCTGATAAAAAAAATATTGAATCATTTAAAGTTGAAAAGATTTAA
- a CDS encoding EamA family transporter, translating to MALIWISIRIILLGYERIAGKKIATNEHALISSWGFFTFSLLVMFPFFKDLNLNIFTISLISGSIYTISFFLYVYALSIEDASIIAPLYNMNVVFLILTTFLFLSESITLSKILGSLLMIYGVSFLKKDINIIESYKNLFKSKGAIAMIVSSFLMAIGRTLDGFFAKNMNTTGYSVGIYTVVSLELFVFSLIKFKSLKPHINLIKNKYKDLISGGISNSYSYIALLNAFKYIDVSIAEPVSMLSTLVTAIIAKVVFKEKISVRLAGILILILGAFVIYK from the coding sequence ATGGCATTAATTTGGATTTCAATAAGAATTATACTACTTGGATATGAAAGAATTGCTGGAAAAAAAATTGCAACCAATGAGCACGCGCTAATATCTTCTTGGGGGTTTTTTACTTTTTCTCTTTTAGTTATGTTTCCATTTTTTAAAGATTTAAACTTAAATATTTTTACAATTTCATTAATTAGTGGTAGTATCTATACAATTTCATTTTTTCTTTATGTATATGCTCTATCTATCGAAGATGCTTCAATTATAGCTCCACTTTATAATATGAATGTTGTATTTTTAATTTTAACTACTTTTTTATTTTTATCTGAATCAATAACTCTTTCAAAAATTTTAGGAAGCTTATTAATGATTTATGGAGTATCTTTCTTAAAAAAAGACATAAATATAATTGAATCTTATAAAAACCTATTTAAAAGCAAAGGTGCTATTGCAATGATTGTATCTTCATTTTTAATGGCAATAGGAAGAACACTTGATGGATTTTTTGCAAAAAACATGAACACTACTGGATATTCTGTTGGAATATATACAGTTGTAAGTTTAGAATTATTTGTTTTTAGTTTAATTAAATTTAAAAGTTTAAAACCTCACATAAATTTAATTAAAAACAAATATAAAGATTTAATTTCAGGAGGAATTAGCAATTCTTATTCTTATATAGCACTTTTAAATGCTTTCAAATATATTGACGTAAGTATAGCAGAACCTGTTTCAATGCTTTCCACATTGGTAACTGCTATAATTGCAAAAGTTGTATTTAAAGAAAAAATCTCTGTAAGACTAGCAGGAATTTTAATTCTAATACTTGGAGCATTTGTTATATATAAATAA
- a CDS encoding acetate kinase has product MKILVINAGSSSIKYQLLNMDTEEVLSMGLVERIGIEGSRIVHRVNGEKHIIEKEIQDHEVGLKYVLSLFTDSKYGVLKSLEEIDAVGHRVVHGGEKFASSVRINDDVLNTMEMLSFLAPLHNPANIMGIKAATELLPNVPHIGVFDTAFHQSMPEKSYLYAIPYEYYEKYKVRRYGFHGTSHRYVAQRTAEILGKDVKDLKIISCHIGNGASIAAIDGGKSVDTSMGFTPLEGLAMGTRSGDIDPAIVDFLIKEEGLTSKEVITILNKKSGMLGLTKKYSDMRDIEDNAIAGDKVCRTAFDIYEYKIAKYIGSYAASMNGVDAIVFTAGVGENSPIMREEIAENYLGYLGININKEKNNVRGKETIVSTEDSKIKLMVVPTNEELMIARDTKEIVEKNLDELKL; this is encoded by the coding sequence ATGAAAATACTTGTTATCAACGCTGGTAGTTCTTCTATTAAGTATCAACTTTTAAACATGGACACAGAAGAAGTATTATCAATGGGACTTGTAGAAAGAATTGGAATAGAAGGATCAAGAATTGTTCATAGAGTAAATGGAGAAAAACACATAATTGAAAAAGAAATTCAAGATCATGAAGTTGGATTAAAATATGTTTTATCACTATTCACTGATAGTAAATATGGAGTTTTAAAATCTTTAGAAGAAATAGATGCTGTTGGACATAGAGTCGTTCATGGTGGAGAAAAATTTGCTTCATCAGTTAGAATAAATGACGATGTTTTAAATACAATGGAAATGTTATCTTTCCTTGCACCACTACACAATCCAGCAAATATAATGGGAATTAAAGCTGCAACAGAATTATTACCAAATGTTCCACACATTGGAGTTTTTGATACAGCATTCCATCAAAGTATGCCAGAAAAATCATACTTATATGCTATACCATACGAATACTATGAAAAATATAAAGTTAGAAGATATGGCTTCCACGGAACAAGTCATAGATATGTTGCACAAAGAACTGCAGAAATTCTTGGAAAAGATGTAAAAGATTTAAAAATAATTTCATGCCATATAGGTAATGGAGCTTCAATTGCAGCAATAGATGGTGGAAAATCAGTTGATACTTCTATGGGATTCACACCACTTGAAGGACTTGCAATGGGAACAAGATCTGGTGATATTGATCCTGCAATAGTTGATTTTTTAATAAAAGAAGAAGGATTAACCTCAAAAGAAGTAATTACTATATTGAATAAAAAATCAGGTATGCTTGGTCTAACTAAAAAATATTCTGATATGAGAGATATTGAAGACAATGCTATTGCTGGTGATAAAGTTTGTAGAACAGCATTTGACATTTATGAATACAAAATCGCAAAATACATTGGATCTTATGCTGCATCAATGAATGGAGTAGATGCAATAGTATTTACTGCTGGAGTTGGTGAAAATTCACCAATTATGAGAGAAGAAATTGCAGAAAATTATTTAGGTTATCTTGGTATAAATATAAACAAAGAAAAGAACAATGTACGTGGAAAAGAAACTATTGTTTCAACAGAAGATTCTAAGATTAAATTAATGGTTGTTCCAACAAATGAAGAATTAATGATTGCAAGAGATACAAAAGAAATAGTAGAAAAGAATTTAGATGAATTAAAACTATAA
- a CDS encoding FAD-dependent oxidoreductase, which produces MSNLKYDVVVIGGVAAGTSAAATIKRIKSDMSVCIFQKEPYISYGGCGLPYSVSGEVKSPESVIGFTPEIFKEKKGADVFINHEVYKVNFDNKKVYVKNENDEFEVEYKNLVISTGASPIMPKFTYTGNGVFKLRNPTDARTMLDFINENNPKKGIVIGGGYIGIESAEALKKHGIDVTVIEGTDKLLRGMEDELLNAFKDMTTKSLKVEFNTMVEDITFDNGIKVITKNKNYDADIVVVAIGVRPNTGFLKGTDLEMLKNGAIVVNEKSQTNIKDVYSAGDCASVKNYITKKDVYIPLGTTANKQGRVAGKNICDVKESFEGVVGSLITKYEDVEFAKTGFSLSEALESGFDAIKVYVKSGSKAHYYSGSKKIHMTMTVEKSTGRILGAQYVGGEVFARLNAITPLLYKNGTVDDLRNMDLAYAPPFSPVWDINLVAANLAKKKI; this is translated from the coding sequence ATGTCTAATTTAAAATATGATGTCGTAGTAATAGGTGGAGTTGCAGCTGGTACCAGTGCAGCAGCTACAATAAAAAGAATTAAGTCTGATATGTCAGTTTGTATCTTTCAAAAAGAACCTTATATTTCATATGGTGGCTGTGGATTACCGTATTCGGTATCTGGTGAAGTAAAAAGTCCTGAATCAGTTATAGGTTTTACACCAGAAATTTTTAAAGAAAAAAAAGGTGCTGATGTATTTATAAATCATGAAGTTTATAAGGTTAATTTTGATAATAAAAAAGTTTATGTAAAAAATGAAAATGATGAATTTGAAGTTGAATATAAAAATTTAGTAATTTCAACTGGAGCAAGTCCGATAATGCCAAAATTTACTTATACTGGAAATGGTGTTTTTAAATTAAGAAATCCAACTGATGCAAGAACTATGCTTGACTTTATAAATGAGAATAATCCTAAAAAAGGTATAGTAATAGGTGGAGGATACATAGGAATTGAAAGTGCAGAAGCTTTAAAAAAACATGGTATAGATGTGACTGTAATAGAAGGAACTGATAAACTTTTAAGAGGTATGGAAGATGAACTTTTAAATGCATTTAAAGATATGACAACAAAAAGTTTAAAGGTTGAATTCAATACAATGGTAGAAGATATAACTTTTGATAATGGAATAAAAGTAATTACAAAAAATAAAAACTATGATGCAGATATAGTTGTTGTTGCAATAGGAGTTAGACCAAATACGGGATTTTTAAAAGGAACAGATCTTGAAATGCTGAAAAATGGTGCAATTGTAGTGAATGAAAAATCTCAGACAAATATAAAAGATGTTTATTCAGCTGGGGACTGTGCAAGTGTTAAAAATTATATTACTAAAAAAGATGTGTATATTCCACTTGGAACAACAGCAAATAAACAAGGAAGAGTTGCAGGTAAAAATATTTGTGATGTGAAAGAAAGTTTTGAAGGTGTAGTTGGTTCTTTGATAACTAAGTATGAAGATGTTGAATTTGCTAAGACTGGATTTTCACTTTCAGAAGCATTAGAAAGTGGATTTGATGCAATTAAAGTTTATGTAAAATCTGGAAGTAAAGCACATTATTACTCTGGATCTAAAAAAATTCATATGACTATGACAGTAGAAAAAAGTACAGGAAGAATATTGGGTGCACAGTATGTTGGTGGAGAAGTTTTTGCAAGATTGAATGCAATAACACCGCTTTTGTATAAAAATGGAACAGTAGACGATTTAAGAAATATGGATTTAGCCTATGCACCACCATTTTCACCAGTTTGGGATATAAATTTAGTTGCTGCAAATTTAGCAAAAAAGAAAATATAA
- the glyA gene encoding serine hydroxymethyltransferase encodes MWEDIKTTDPEIYDIVNRELDRQEYGLELIASENFASKAVIEAMGSMLTNKYAEGYPKKRYYGGCEIVDEAETLARNRAKELFNAKWVNVQPHSGSQANMGAYFALIEPGDTIMGMSLSHGGHLTHGASVNFSGQIYKVVSYGVNPDTEVIDYDEVERIAKENNPKVIVAGGSAYARIIDFKRFREIADSVGAYLMVDMAHFAGLVAAGIYPNPLEYADVVTTTTHKTLRGPRGGMILTNDKELYKKINKAIFPGIQGGPLMHVIAAKAVAFKEALSDDFKTYQKQVVKNAKKLAEELEKNGLRIVSGGTDSHLMLVDLTDIDVTGKALEKALVQCHITVNKNTIPKETRSPFVTSGIRVGTPALTTRGMKENEMVKVAELIAKVAKNVKDEEGTIDETIKNEVIADVKELCKQFPLYL; translated from the coding sequence ATGTGGGAAGATATAAAAACAACAGACCCTGAAATTTATGACATAGTTAATCGTGAATTAGACAGACAAGAGTATGGTTTAGAATTAATAGCTTCTGAAAATTTTGCTTCAAAAGCAGTTATTGAAGCTATGGGAAGTATGCTCACAAATAAATATGCTGAAGGATATCCAAAAAAAAGATACTATGGTGGATGTGAAATAGTTGATGAAGCTGAAACTCTTGCAAGAAATAGGGCAAAAGAACTATTTAATGCAAAATGGGTTAACGTACAACCTCATTCTGGATCACAAGCTAATATGGGAGCTTACTTTGCCTTAATAGAACCTGGTGATACAATAATGGGTATGTCATTATCTCATGGTGGACATTTAACTCATGGCGCTTCAGTTAATTTTTCTGGTCAAATATACAAAGTAGTATCATACGGTGTAAATCCTGATACAGAAGTAATAGATTACGATGAAGTTGAAAGAATTGCAAAGGAAAACAATCCAAAAGTAATAGTTGCTGGTGGAAGTGCTTATGCAAGAATAATAGACTTTAAAAGATTTAGAGAAATTGCAGATTCAGTTGGAGCTTATTTAATGGTTGACATGGCTCATTTTGCAGGCCTTGTTGCTGCAGGAATTTATCCTAATCCTCTTGAATACGCTGATGTTGTTACAACAACAACACATAAAACATTAAGAGGTCCAAGAGGCGGAATGATTTTAACAAATGATAAAGAACTTTATAAAAAAATAAATAAAGCAATATTCCCTGGTATTCAAGGCGGACCTTTAATGCATGTAATAGCAGCAAAAGCAGTTGCTTTTAAAGAAGCGCTTTCAGATGATTTTAAAACTTATCAAAAACAAGTTGTAAAAAATGCAAAAAAATTAGCAGAAGAATTAGAAAAAAATGGTTTAAGAATAGTTTCTGGTGGAACAGATTCACATTTAATGCTCGTTGATTTGACAGATATTGATGTGACAGGTAAAGCATTAGAAAAAGCACTTGTTCAATGCCATATAACAGTAAATAAAAATACAATACCAAAAGAAACAAGATCTCCATTTGTAACTTCTGGTATAAGAGTTGGAACACCTGCATTAACAACAAGAGGAATGAAAGAAAACGAAATGGTTAAAGTTGCTGAATTAATTGCTAAAGTAGCTAAAAATGTAAAAGATGAAGAAGGAACCATAGATGAAACAATAAAAAATGAAGTAATAGCAGATGTAAAAGAACTTTGTAAACAGTTTCCTCTTTACTTATAA
- a CDS encoding YjfB family protein, giving the protein MDVAALASNLKMMDTGMKISTSVTKKAMDTTNLVGDMILENIQKSTVDVSMAKDPNLGNYIDLRV; this is encoded by the coding sequence ATGGATGTAGCAGCTTTAGCAAGTAACTTAAAAATGATGGATACTGGAATGAAAATAAGCACCTCTGTAACAAAAAAAGCTATGGATACAACAAATCTTGTTGGTGATATGATACTTGAAAATATTCAAAAATCAACAGTTGATGTATCTATGGCAAAAGATCCAAATCTCGGAAACTATATAGATCTCCGAGTATAA
- a CDS encoding lysophospholipid acyltransferase family protein, which translates to MRTFFTALGIVLYLIYSLILILISKFLRGETKQKFITKQVTMFAKTAFKLTGSKIEVKGLENIPDGPVLFVSNHQSNFDIPIFLGYLNKPLGFIAKKEMEKIPILSTWMRYIHCVFMDRSNVRNAVKSINDGIKILKNGHSLMVFPEGTRSHDGKIGEFKPGSFKLATNSGVPIVPVTISGSIDIMPKNKVEVRKANVKVVVGKPIEVSSEDKKKTPELAEKVREIIKENL; encoded by the coding sequence ATGAGAACTTTTTTTACGGCTTTAGGAATTGTTTTGTATCTTATTTATTCTCTTATACTCATATTGATATCTAAGTTTTTAAGAGGAGAAACAAAACAAAAGTTTATAACAAAACAAGTTACTATGTTTGCAAAAACTGCTTTTAAATTAACTGGAAGTAAGATTGAAGTTAAGGGGCTTGAAAATATTCCAGATGGTCCTGTGTTGTTTGTTTCTAATCATCAGAGTAATTTTGATATTCCTATTTTTTTGGGGTATTTGAATAAACCTTTGGGTTTTATTGCAAAAAAAGAAATGGAAAAGATTCCTATTTTGAGTACTTGGATGAGATACATTCATTGTGTTTTTATGGATAGATCGAATGTTAGAAATGCGGTGAAGTCTATAAATGATGGAATAAAAATTTTAAAGAATGGACATTCATTGATGGTCTTTCCAGAAGGAACGAGAAGTCATGATGGTAAAATTGGAGAGTTTAAACCAGGAAGTTTTAAACTTGCAACTAATTCTGGAGTTCCAATTGTTCCAGTTACTATATCTGGAAGTATAGATATTATGCCTAAAAATAAAGTTGAAGTTAGAAAAGCAAATGTAAAGGTTGTTGTTGGAAAACCAATAGAAGTTTCATCTGAAGATAAAAAGAAAACACCAGAACTTGCAGAAAAGGTTAGAGAAATAATAAAAGAAAATTTATAA